Proteins found in one Cetobacterium somerae genomic segment:
- a CDS encoding ACT domain-containing protein produces MNGKFLVVDKSILPDYLEKVIEVRNLLAEDKVQNVSEAVKIVGISRSTYYKYKDFVFLPSDNALGKKALISLMLEHEKGALSEVLNFLSSVNCNIITINQNIPINNVASVVISFEISSTSLPPEDVVHELKKIKYVKMSRLLAFE; encoded by the coding sequence ATGAATGGAAAATTTTTGGTTGTAGATAAATCTATCCTTCCAGATTATCTGGAAAAAGTTATTGAGGTTAGAAACTTACTAGCTGAAGATAAAGTTCAAAATGTAAGTGAAGCTGTTAAAATTGTTGGAATAAGTAGAAGTACTTATTATAAATATAAAGATTTTGTATTTTTACCATCTGATAATGCTTTAGGAAAAAAAGCTTTAATCTCTCTTATGTTAGAGCATGAAAAAGGAGCCTTATCTGAAGTTTTAAATTTTCTATCATCTGTTAATTGTAATATAATTACTATTAATCAAAATATTCCAATTAATAATGTTGCTTCTGTAGTTATATCTTTTGAGATATCTTCAACCTCTCTTCCTCCAGAAGATGTTGTTCACGAATTAAAAAAAATTAAATATGTTAAAATGTCTAGACTTCTAGCTTTTGAGTAA
- the sstT gene encoding serine/threonine transporter SstT produces MEKVFKGWCGISLVKRIFIGLLFGVALAYIAPNSMSWITIFGDLFVGALKAVAPILVFFLVISAIVQHKKGQKTNIKSIVILYLLGTFLASLVAVIGSFLFPVTLSLVSNINMESAPQNIVGVLKTLLLNLIDNPVKALFNGNYIGILFWSSLFGIFLKDAKDVTKEVVIDISKALLKVVKLVIEFTPFGVMGLIFSSIEASGGSGLLSYGKILLLLLGCMVTVALIVNPIIAFVMIQKNPYPLVFTCLKESGLTAFFTRSSAANIPVNMNLCEKLGLEKDMYSVSIPLGATINMAGAAVTISVFALSAAHTLGIQVDFFSAIVLSVLSAVSACGASGVAGGSLLLIPLACSLFGISNDVAMQVVGVGFVIGVLQDSCETALNSSTDVLFTSIAEYSQWRKEGREVNVSKV; encoded by the coding sequence ATGGAGAAAGTGTTTAAAGGATGGTGCGGCATAAGCCTAGTGAAACGAATTTTTATAGGATTATTATTTGGAGTGGCCTTAGCATATATAGCTCCTAATAGTATGAGTTGGATAACAATTTTTGGTGACCTATTTGTAGGTGCTTTAAAAGCTGTTGCTCCAATATTGGTATTTTTCTTAGTTATATCTGCAATTGTTCAACATAAAAAAGGTCAGAAAACAAATATAAAATCAATAGTGATACTATATTTATTAGGAACTTTTTTAGCTAGTTTAGTTGCAGTAATAGGAAGTTTTTTATTCCCAGTTACCCTTTCCCTTGTATCTAATATAAATATGGAGTCAGCACCACAAAATATTGTAGGAGTTTTAAAAACTCTTCTTTTAAACCTTATAGATAATCCAGTAAAAGCTCTTTTTAATGGAAATTATATTGGTATTTTATTTTGGAGTTCTTTATTTGGTATTTTTTTAAAAGATGCTAAAGATGTAACAAAAGAGGTTGTTATAGATATTTCCAAAGCTCTTTTAAAAGTTGTAAAATTAGTTATAGAGTTTACTCCCTTTGGTGTTATGGGATTAATATTTAGTTCAATAGAAGCAAGTGGTGGAAGTGGGTTACTATCATATGGAAAGATTTTACTTTTACTTTTAGGATGTATGGTGACAGTAGCCCTTATAGTTAATCCAATAATAGCTTTTGTAATGATTCAAAAAAATCCATATCCATTAGTATTTACATGTTTAAAAGAAAGTGGATTAACTGCATTTTTCACAAGAAGTTCAGCAGCGAACATTCCCGTAAATATGAATCTTTGTGAGAAGTTAGGTTTAGAAAAAGATATGTATTCTGTTTCTATTCCTCTTGGAGCGACAATAAATATGGCAGGTGCAGCAGTTACAATATCTGTTTTTGCTTTAAGTGCAGCACATACCCTAGGAATTCAAGTGGATTTCTTCTCAGCAATTGTTCTAAGTGTTCTTTCAGCTGTAAGTGCTTGTGGAGCTTCAGGTGTAGCTGGAGGATCATTATTATTAATTCCATTAGCATGTAGCTTATTTGGGATATCTAATGATGTTGCAATGCAAGTTGTCGGAGTAGGGTTTGTTATAGGGGTTCTTCAAGATTCATGTGAAACAGCTTTAAATTCATCTACAGATGTTTTATTTACAAGTATTGCAGAATATTCACAGTGGAGAAAAGAAGGAAGAGAAGTAAACGTTAGTAAAGTATAA
- a CDS encoding biotin--[acetyl-CoA-carboxylase] ligase, translated as MTTKEKIISMLENNKGSYLSGEDIGKQLNISRAAVSKAIKELKNNGYTIDSVNKKGHCIPHKSNMLSLIEIKKNLKYNNDIIIKDSVFSTNLEGKNYLINNPKHGTVIIANEQTNGRGRKGRSFFSPKNTGIYMSIILKPESLLLENSFKITIATAVAVSNAIDETCNKDTQIKWVNDIFLNNKKICGILTEAITDFESGSIENIVLGIGVNFNTLNFPEDLSYTAGSIFLEDITPINRNQLISKIINNLMEIIENLDDSEIIKIYRNKSFLIGRDIIYYEKNSPIQGIVIDIDDDGHLVVQDSNKIIKILKSGEVNFKW; from the coding sequence ATGACTACTAAAGAAAAGATTATCTCTATGTTAGAGAATAATAAAGGTTCTTATCTTTCGGGAGAAGATATCGGAAAACAATTAAATATATCTCGTGCAGCAGTTTCAAAAGCTATTAAAGAACTAAAAAATAATGGTTATACAATTGACTCTGTGAATAAAAAAGGTCACTGCATTCCTCACAAAAGTAATATGTTGTCGTTAATAGAAATTAAAAAAAATCTTAAATACAATAATGATATTATTATAAAAGATTCTGTTTTCTCTACTAATTTAGAGGGTAAAAACTATCTAATAAATAATCCAAAGCATGGAACTGTTATCATTGCTAATGAGCAAACAAATGGCAGAGGACGAAAAGGAAGAAGTTTTTTTTCACCTAAAAATACTGGAATATATATGAGTATTATTTTAAAACCTGAAAGTTTACTTTTGGAAAACTCTTTTAAGATAACTATTGCTACAGCAGTTGCTGTTTCTAATGCAATCGATGAAACTTGTAATAAAGATACTCAAATAAAATGGGTTAATGATATTTTCTTAAATAATAAAAAAATATGTGGAATTTTAACAGAGGCTATAACAGATTTTGAAAGTGGCTCTATTGAAAATATCGTTTTAGGAATTGGAGTAAACTTTAATACTTTAAACTTTCCAGAGGATCTTTCTTATACTGCTGGATCAATTTTTCTAGAGGATATTACTCCTATTAATAGAAATCAATTAATTTCAAAAATAATAAATAATCTTATGGAGATTATAGAAAATTTAGACGATTCAGAAATTATTAAAATCTATCGTAATAAATCATTTTTAATTGGTAGAGATATTATTTATTATGAAAAAAATAGTCCTATTCAAGGTATTGTTATTGATATTGATGATGACGGACATCTTGTTGTTCAAGATTCTAATAAAATTATAAAAATTTTAAAATCAGGGGAGGTTAATTTTAAGTGGTAG
- a CDS encoding 2-hydroxyacid dehydrogenase produces the protein MKLICFGVRKVERDFFIKLNKFGYELTLVEELLNDENIHLIEGHKAVMLRANCPANRKNLEIIKGYGVEYLLTRTVGYNHIDLDAAREMGFKMARVPTYSPNAIGELAITFAMNLVRKGTYMVNRSREKNFTVDEFMFSKEIRNLTVGIVGTGKIGLTTAKLFKGLGSKVIAYDIYENENAKDILEYVSMDDLIKNADIISLHCPYIKGSNDNLINDSLISKAKDDVIIINTARGELQDVEAIIRGLESGKIGGFATDVFSNEKEFFFKNMTGKEIDKNVEKLLDLYPKVLITPHIGSYTDEALTNMIEISYENLDEFIKKGICENQL, from the coding sequence ATGAAATTAATATGTTTTGGTGTTAGAAAAGTGGAACGTGATTTTTTTATAAAATTAAATAAATTTGGATATGAGTTAACTTTAGTTGAAGAGTTATTAAATGATGAAAATATTCATCTAATAGAGGGACATAAAGCAGTTATGTTAAGAGCTAATTGTCCAGCAAATCGAAAAAATTTAGAAATAATTAAAGGATATGGTGTTGAGTACCTTCTAACTAGAACTGTAGGTTATAATCATATCGACTTAGATGCTGCTAGAGAGATGGGATTCAAGATGGCTAGAGTTCCTACTTATTCTCCAAATGCTATTGGAGAATTAGCTATTACTTTTGCTATGAACCTAGTTAGAAAAGGAACTTATATGGTGAATAGAAGTAGAGAAAAAAACTTTACTGTAGATGAGTTTATGTTTAGCAAAGAGATTAGAAATTTAACTGTAGGTATTGTTGGAACTGGAAAAATTGGACTAACAACTGCTAAGCTTTTTAAAGGACTTGGTTCTAAAGTTATTGCCTATGATATCTATGAAAATGAAAATGCTAAAGATATTTTAGAATATGTTTCAATGGATGATTTAATTAAAAATGCAGATATTATAAGTTTACACTGTCCATATATAAAAGGATCTAATGATAATCTAATCAATGATAGTCTTATTAGTAAAGCTAAAGATGATGTTATCATAATAAATACTGCTAGAGGAGAACTTCAAGATGTTGAAGCTATCATAAGAGGATTAGAAAGCGGTAAAATCGGTGGCTTTGCAACAGATGTATTTTCTAATGAAAAAGAGTTTTTCTTTAAAAATATGACTGGTAAAGAGATTGATAAAAATGTTGAAAAACTTTTAGACCTTTATCCTAAAGTATTAATAACTCCACATATTGGTTCGTACACAGATGAAGCTCTTACAAATATGATTGAAATATCTTATGAAAATCTTGATGAATTTATTAAAAAAGGAATTTGTGAAAATCAATTATAA
- the dacB gene encoding D-alanyl-D-alanine carboxypeptidase/D-alanyl-D-alanine endopeptidase: protein MKKKYICLALITILLASCSSIEKSENKDSYQIPVVPDKIVEEPIIPMTTLPTKVKSKAVDEFVNSRVLEHGNLSFYAMDIESGAVIDNYRGETALTPASVLKIVTSATALEVLGPDTVLETKVLYDGKISKDGVLTGNIYIQGGGDPTLGSDGISINREEFLKNWTDAVKKIGIKSINGNIIVLDDLFGYEGIPGKWLWEDMGTNYGQGTYGISVFDNIYTLYLNTGISGQKPEVIKTKPEIQGLTFDNQSVVTPGGKKDIYVRGVPLENKRRIFGVVPQNKNGLTIQSDIPDPGLFLGQYFSYYLKRENIKVNGNIKTARLTSQRPRNPKVIAVTKSPPISEIVKVLLTRSDNHYTEHLYQLIEKTKGVKIEKFWEEKGIDVHSLTMRDGSGLSRGNTISAKLLVEILSYSKDGLENLLPVAGKDGTVALFLRNTPLEGKVRVKSGSMSGIQSYAGYVEKNGRTYTFAIVVNHWNGERSELRKKMENLLNNVF from the coding sequence ATGAAGAAAAAATATATTTGTTTAGCACTAATTACAATATTATTGGCTAGTTGTAGCAGTATAGAAAAATCTGAGAATAAAGATAGCTATCAAATACCAGTTGTTCCAGATAAAATAGTAGAAGAACCAATTATACCTATGACAACTTTGCCTACTAAAGTAAAATCAAAAGCTGTAGATGAATTTGTTAATTCAAGAGTTTTAGAGCATGGGAATTTAAGTTTTTATGCTATGGATATAGAAAGTGGAGCAGTTATCGATAACTATAGAGGAGAGACAGCTTTAACTCCAGCATCTGTTTTAAAAATAGTTACCTCAGCAACAGCACTAGAAGTGCTAGGGCCAGATACTGTTTTAGAAACTAAAGTTCTATATGATGGAAAGATATCTAAAGATGGAGTTTTAACTGGAAATATATATATTCAAGGAGGAGGAGATCCTACTTTAGGTTCAGATGGAATATCTATAAATAGAGAGGAATTTTTAAAAAATTGGACTGATGCAGTGAAAAAAATAGGAATAAAATCTATTAATGGAAATATAATTGTATTGGATGATTTGTTTGGATATGAAGGAATTCCAGGAAAATGGCTTTGGGAAGATATGGGAACGAATTATGGTCAAGGAACTTATGGAATAAGTGTATTTGATAATATATATACTCTTTATTTAAACACAGGTATCTCTGGTCAAAAGCCTGAAGTGATAAAGACTAAACCAGAGATTCAAGGATTAACATTTGATAATCAAAGTGTGGTAACTCCGGGTGGAAAAAAGGATATATATGTAAGAGGTGTACCTTTAGAAAATAAAAGAAGAATTTTTGGAGTAGTTCCACAAAATAAAAATGGCCTAACAATTCAAAGTGATATTCCAGATCCAGGATTATTTTTGGGACAATATTTTTCGTACTATTTAAAAAGAGAAAATATAAAAGTAAATGGAAATATTAAAACAGCTAGATTAACATCACAAAGACCGAGAAATCCAAAAGTTATAGCAGTGACAAAATCTCCTCCAATATCTGAAATAGTTAAAGTTTTATTAACTAGAAGTGATAATCATTATACAGAGCATCTATACCAATTAATAGAAAAAACAAAAGGTGTGAAGATAGAAAAGTTTTGGGAAGAAAAAGGGATTGATGTTCACTCTTTAACTATGAGAGATGGAAGTGGTTTATCTAGAGGAAATACTATTTCAGCAAAACTATTAGTAGAAATTTTATCTTATTCTAAGGATGGTTTAGAAAATCTTCTACCTGTTGCTGGAAAAGATGGAACAGTAGCTTTATTTTTAAGAAATACACCTTTAGAGGGAAAAGTTAGAGTTAAAAGTGGAAGTATGAGTGGAATACAATCTTATGCTGGATATGTGGAAAAAAATGGAAGAACATATACTTTTGCTATTGTTGTTAATCACTGGAATGGAGAGAGAAGCGAATTAAGAAAGAAAATGGAAAATTTATTAAATAATGTCTTTTAA